The Sulfurospirillum halorespirans DSM 13726 genome has a window encoding:
- a CDS encoding methyl-accepting chemotaxis protein, whose protein sequence is MRALSIKIKALIVFMVSIVFVASISLGVVVYKSQQLGQIQTKDEGELILEINKNELKAFTTMAEKAIGSFYEASSSETNIAQKIKADAMILKKTLDDIYTNNKDKLSKDELQTMLLALINGYRYNNDVGYFYAYTMEGINVVHPINKALVGKNLIEMKDKEGNFVIKDLLKAAKEGTGVTKFIWPHPITKQDEPKLSYNFYYEPLNIVIGTGDYASSIKEHFQNEAIKILNTLRYTDDNEGYFFGFKKGTANNYVYAFHATKQDRQGSEIKLDSTDSQGKPFRKELIEGAAKNPKEGVFVIYNSEHPITKKDAPKLAYAKYFKEWDWTIVSGVYIDNIEEHIAKQGEKISTNINAMLIETVTTGSIVALIAIIAIYFLITNLIATPLLNLQATAHNLAVGDGDLTKQLEIKNQDEIGGASKEINNFIEKVRATIALAKETSSENASIAHELSTTTLQVGKRVEDSTTIIHQTTTMSNAIQQEINASVVKAKESKEEVIKANQELKSARKFVQQLGERVQNSAHTELELAHKIQQLSSDADQVKNVLTVISDIADQTNLLALNAAIEAARAGEHGRGFAVVADEVRTLAERTQKSLVEINATINVIVQAIVDSSEQMNHNSKEVQELSLIAEDVGKKINTTVDIMDIATTLNDKTVTDYINTGSKIEAIVAKIEEINTLSTQNTRSVEEIAGASEHLNALTEKLNAILNKFKT, encoded by the coding sequence ATGCGGGCTTTGAGTATTAAAATTAAGGCTTTGATTGTCTTTATGGTGTCCATTGTCTTCGTGGCATCCATCTCTTTGGGGGTGGTGGTTTACAAATCACAGCAACTCGGGCAAATCCAAACCAAGGATGAGGGCGAACTCATTTTAGAGATCAATAAAAATGAGCTCAAAGCCTTTACAACGATGGCAGAAAAGGCGATTGGTTCCTTTTATGAAGCCTCTTCTTCAGAAACAAATATCGCGCAAAAGATCAAAGCCGATGCGATGATTCTCAAAAAAACATTGGATGACATCTACACGAACAACAAAGACAAGCTCTCCAAAGATGAACTGCAAACGATGCTTTTAGCGCTGATTAATGGCTACCGCTACAACAACGATGTGGGGTATTTTTATGCGTATACTATGGAAGGTATCAACGTCGTTCATCCCATCAACAAAGCGCTTGTCGGCAAAAATTTGATCGAGATGAAAGACAAAGAGGGAAACTTCGTTATTAAAGATCTCCTCAAAGCAGCCAAAGAGGGAACAGGGGTTACCAAGTTCATTTGGCCCCACCCCATTACCAAACAAGATGAACCCAAACTCTCGTATAATTTCTACTATGAACCTTTAAACATCGTTATCGGCACGGGCGATTATGCTTCGAGCATCAAAGAACATTTTCAAAATGAGGCGATTAAAATTCTCAATACCCTGCGCTACACGGATGACAACGAGGGGTACTTCTTTGGTTTCAAAAAAGGAACTGCGAACAACTATGTTTACGCGTTTCATGCCACAAAGCAAGATCGCCAAGGAAGCGAGATCAAACTTGACAGTACCGATTCACAAGGCAAACCATTTCGCAAAGAGCTGATTGAGGGGGCAGCGAAAAACCCTAAAGAGGGTGTCTTTGTCATTTATAATTCGGAGCACCCGATCACGAAAAAAGATGCTCCAAAACTCGCCTACGCCAAATACTTCAAAGAGTGGGATTGGACAATCGTCTCGGGCGTTTACATCGACAACATTGAAGAACACATTGCCAAACAAGGTGAAAAAATTTCTACTAATATTAACGCCATGCTGATCGAAACTGTTACCACAGGATCGATTGTCGCGCTTATTGCGATTATCGCGATCTATTTTCTCATCACCAATCTGATTGCAACGCCCCTTCTAAACTTGCAAGCAACCGCGCACAATCTAGCCGTTGGTGATGGCGATCTGACCAAACAGCTCGAAATCAAAAACCAAGATGAAATCGGTGGAGCTTCCAAAGAGATCAATAATTTCATCGAAAAAGTGCGTGCAACGATTGCCCTTGCGAAAGAGACGAGCAGTGAAAATGCGTCCATTGCGCATGAGCTCTCAACAACAACCTTACAAGTCGGCAAACGCGTGGAGGATTCGACCACGATCATCCATCAAACGACAACCATGTCCAACGCGATCCAACAAGAGATTAACGCGTCAGTGGTTAAAGCCAAAGAGAGTAAAGAAGAGGTGATCAAAGCCAATCAAGAACTCAAATCCGCCCGTAAATTTGTCCAACAACTTGGAGAGCGCGTTCAAAACAGTGCACACACCGAGCTTGAGCTAGCGCATAAAATCCAACAGCTAAGCAGTGATGCCGATCAAGTGAAAAATGTCCTCACGGTCATCAGCGATATCGCCGATCAGACCAATCTTCTAGCGCTCAATGCCGCCATAGAAGCGGCGCGTGCAGGTGAACATGGAAGGGGATTTGCCGTGGTTGCCGATGAAGTTCGCACCTTGGCGGAACGCACCCAAAAAAGTTTGGTGGAGATCAATGCCACCATCAACGTGATCGTTCAAGCAATTGTGGACAGCAGTGAACAGATGAATCATAACTCCAAAGAGGTTCAAGAACTCTCCCTCATCGCGGAAGATGTGGGCAAAAAAATCAATACCACCGTTGATATTATGGATATTGCAACCACGTTAAATGACAAAACGGTTACGGATTATATTAATACGGGCTCAAAGATCGAAGCCATTGTCGCAAAAATAGAAGAGATCAACACGCTTTCAACGCAAAATACGAGAAGTGTCGAAGAGATAGCAGGTGCAAGCGAGCATCTCAATGCGCTCACTGAAAAACTCAACGCGATTTTAAATAAATTTAAAACCTAA
- a CDS encoding SDR family oxidoreductase gives MAQTILITGCSSGIGYTCAHGLSKLGYTVFATCRKDEDVKRLKEEGLNAFKLDLCDSSSLHVALAWMISQTGGRIDVLFNNAAYGQPGAVEDLKRDVLREQFETNVFGTLELTNLVLPYMRKQGHGRIIYNSSILGLVAMGYRGAYNASKFAIEGLADTLRLELHGSGIEVVLIEPGPIRSKFRKNALAKFRANIDQERSAHKDVYTKTLERLQKSGDSAFTLGAEAVLEVLIHAIEAKKPKFRYPVTFPTKLFVWLKRFFPTCWMDTIARKAGD, from the coding sequence ATGGCTCAAACGATTCTTATCACAGGCTGCTCTTCGGGCATTGGCTATACCTGCGCGCACGGACTTTCAAAACTGGGTTACACCGTTTTTGCAACGTGTCGTAAAGATGAGGACGTCAAGCGTCTTAAAGAAGAAGGGCTCAATGCGTTTAAACTTGATCTGTGCGACTCTAGCAGTTTACATGTAGCGCTTGCGTGGATGATCTCTCAAACGGGTGGTCGCATTGATGTGCTCTTTAACAACGCCGCGTACGGACAACCAGGAGCCGTGGAAGATCTGAAGCGTGACGTGCTTCGTGAACAGTTTGAAACCAATGTTTTTGGCACCTTAGAGCTGACAAACCTTGTGCTTCCCTACATGCGAAAACAAGGGCATGGGCGCATCATCTACAACAGTTCCATTTTGGGTTTAGTCGCGATGGGTTACCGAGGGGCGTACAATGCGTCCAAATTTGCCATCGAAGGACTTGCCGATACACTCAGACTTGAGCTTCATGGCAGTGGCATTGAGGTTGTTTTGATAGAGCCAGGCCCCATCCGAAGTAAATTTCGCAAAAATGCACTTGCAAAGTTTCGCGCCAACATCGACCAAGAGCGCTCCGCACACAAAGATGTTTACACCAAAACATTAGAACGCCTTCAAAAGAGTGGCGACAGCGCTTTTACCTTGGGTGCTGAGGCGGTTTTAGAGGTTTTGATTCACGCGATTGAAGCCAAAAAGCCAAAGTTTCGCTACCCCGTGACCTTCCCAACCAAGCTTTTTGTCTGGCTAAAACGGTTTTTCCCCACCTGCTGGATGGATACGATTGCCAGAAAAGCGGGAGATTAG
- a CDS encoding saccharopine dehydrogenase family protein gives MATVLIIGAGGVSRVVTKKCAMNSAVFSHIVLASRTKSKCDQIANEIKESLHVNIETAAIDADDVESLVALIKKVNPALVMNIALPYQDLTIMDACIKTNVPYLDTANYEHPDLAKFEYKEQWARDKAFKDAGIMALLGSGFDPGVTNVFCAYAQQYLFDEINSIDILDCNAGDHGYAFATNFNPEINLREVSSKGRYWEEGKWIETEPVSVKMVWDYPEVGPKDSYLLYHEELESLVQNIKGLKRIRFFMTFGQSYLTHMKCLENVGMLRIDEVEVDGVKIVPIQLLKALLPDPASLGPRTVGFTNIGCVFEGLKDGQKRKVYIYNVCDHQACYRETGAQAVSYTTGVPAMIGAKMMLEGKWTGLGVFNMEQFDAKPFMDELNVQGLPWKIIEMKPEQTFEVK, from the coding sequence ATGGCAACAGTATTAATTATTGGTGCGGGTGGAGTGAGCCGTGTGGTCACTAAAAAATGTGCGATGAACAGTGCGGTGTTTTCGCACATCGTTTTGGCAAGTAGAACCAAATCAAAGTGCGACCAAATCGCAAATGAGATCAAAGAATCTTTACATGTAAACATTGAAACCGCTGCAATTGATGCGGATGATGTCGAATCACTCGTCGCTTTAATCAAAAAAGTAAACCCAGCTTTGGTGATGAACATCGCGCTTCCATATCAAGACCTTACCATCATGGACGCATGTATAAAAACCAACGTTCCTTACCTTGATACCGCAAACTATGAGCATCCAGACTTGGCAAAATTTGAGTACAAAGAGCAATGGGCAAGAGACAAAGCGTTTAAAGATGCTGGCATTATGGCGCTTTTGGGTAGTGGATTTGACCCAGGTGTGACCAATGTTTTTTGTGCCTATGCACAGCAATACCTCTTTGATGAGATTAACTCTATCGACATCTTAGACTGTAACGCAGGCGATCATGGTTATGCGTTTGCAACGAATTTTAATCCAGAGATCAACCTTAGAGAAGTTAGCTCTAAAGGGCGTTACTGGGAAGAGGGCAAATGGATCGAAACAGAGCCTGTTTCAGTGAAAATGGTCTGGGATTACCCAGAAGTGGGTCCAAAAGACAGTTATTTGCTTTACCATGAAGAGTTAGAGTCACTCGTTCAAAACATTAAAGGATTGAAACGTATTCGCTTCTTTATGACCTTTGGTCAAAGCTACCTTACACACATGAAATGCTTGGAAAACGTGGGTATGCTTCGCATTGATGAAGTTGAGGTTGACGGTGTGAAAATCGTGCCAATTCAACTCTTAAAAGCATTGCTTCCAGATCCTGCAAGTTTAGGACCTCGAACCGTTGGGTTTACGAACATCGGGTGTGTTTTTGAAGGGCTTAAAGATGGTCAAAAACGCAAAGTGTACATCTACAACGTGTGCGATCACCAAGCGTGTTACCGTGAGACGGGCGCTCAAGCGGTCAGTTACACCACAGGCGTGCCTGCGATGATCGGGGCTAAAATGATGTTAGAGGGTAAATGGACTGGCTTGGGAGTTTTTAACATGGAACAATTCGATGCAAAACCTTTTATGGACGAGCTCAATGTGCAAGGGCTTCCTTGGAAAATTATCGAAATGAAACCTGAGCAAACGTTCGAAGTCAAATAA
- the rdgB gene encoding RdgB/HAM1 family non-canonical purine NTP pyrophosphatase: protein MRIILATSNHGKVKEFQSWISEYEVVAYSDIMPPFEIDETGTTFKENALIKARAVYEKLDTKNDIVLSDDSGISVPLLGGEPGIYSARYAGVHANAKDNLNKLIQTLKDKGIAKTPAFYTAAIALVCAKGEFCVHGWMHGDAIAEARGNNGFGYDPMFIPCGYTQTLGELDESVKKAFSHRARALELAYIVLKSLK, encoded by the coding sequence TTGAGAATTATTTTAGCCACGTCCAATCACGGTAAAGTCAAAGAGTTTCAATCATGGATCAGCGAATATGAAGTCGTCGCTTACAGCGATATTATGCCTCCTTTTGAGATTGATGAGACAGGCACAACATTTAAAGAAAATGCACTGATTAAAGCGCGCGCCGTTTATGAAAAACTGGACACCAAAAACGACATCGTTTTAAGCGATGACAGTGGCATCAGTGTTCCTCTTTTAGGCGGAGAGCCGGGCATTTACAGTGCGCGTTATGCAGGTGTGCATGCAAACGCTAAAGATAATTTAAATAAACTCATTCAGACGCTTAAAGACAAAGGTATTGCAAAAACACCTGCATTTTACACCGCGGCGATTGCGCTTGTCTGTGCCAAAGGCGAATTTTGTGTGCATGGCTGGATGCATGGAGATGCCATTGCTGAGGCTCGTGGAAACAACGGCTTTGGATACGACCCAATGTTCATTCCCTGCGGTTACACTCAAACACTGGGTGAACTGGATGAGAGCGTGAAAAAAGCCTTTTCCCACCGAGCACGTGCGCTTGAACTCGCGTACATCGTACTTAAAAGCTTGAAATAA
- a CDS encoding murein transglycosylase A — MRKSLYFCSCLMVLVSGCSLKTTAPTLQDEALVLSLQEQNERFEMLSHTENFDELLVLFRQNCAAPLTQKVYANVCEQALHVNDAKAFFKNSFELKKIQPNEQRSMLTGYYEPLLHGSLKKTERFKYPVYGKPKDLVMIVGENDKKMRGRSVKGKMMPYFTREEIGKRKLNAEVLCYVDDKIDLFFMEVQGSGRVELENGNVIFIGYADSNGHAYKSLGREMINRGIFNSVEEVSLQSIRAWLIAHPSQIDTLLNTNPSYVFFRRMEQRATGSLGLVLTPERSVAVDRAHIPLGSLLVVKSESPNYKVEKFVFAQDTGGAIKGPNRADMFMGYGERAQWIAGELKAPLELWIMQPKF, encoded by the coding sequence ATGCGAAAGAGTCTCTATTTTTGTAGTTGTTTAATGGTTTTGGTGAGCGGTTGTAGCTTGAAAACAACCGCTCCAACGCTTCAAGATGAAGCTTTAGTCCTCTCGCTTCAAGAGCAAAATGAACGCTTTGAAATGCTGAGTCACACTGAGAATTTTGATGAACTCCTTGTTTTGTTTCGCCAGAATTGTGCAGCACCTTTAACCCAAAAAGTGTATGCCAATGTGTGTGAACAAGCTTTACATGTAAACGATGCGAAAGCCTTTTTTAAAAACTCTTTTGAGCTTAAAAAAATCCAACCCAACGAACAACGCTCGATGCTGACAGGCTATTATGAACCTTTGTTGCACGGCAGTTTGAAAAAAACAGAACGGTTCAAATACCCCGTTTACGGCAAACCCAAAGACCTTGTGATGATCGTGGGTGAGAATGACAAAAAGATGCGAGGACGTTCCGTAAAGGGCAAAATGATGCCTTATTTTACGCGCGAAGAGATCGGAAAGCGTAAACTCAACGCCGAAGTGCTCTGTTATGTGGACGATAAGATCGATCTTTTCTTTATGGAAGTGCAAGGCTCTGGAAGGGTTGAGCTGGAAAATGGCAACGTCATTTTTATAGGCTATGCCGATTCAAACGGGCATGCGTACAAATCCTTGGGGCGTGAGATGATCAACCGTGGGATTTTTAATTCCGTGGAAGAGGTCTCTTTGCAGAGCATCCGAGCGTGGCTTATTGCTCACCCAAGCCAGATCGACACATTGCTCAACACGAATCCCAGTTATGTTTTCTTTCGTAGAATGGAACAGCGTGCTACGGGGAGTTTGGGACTGGTACTAACCCCTGAGCGTTCCGTTGCAGTGGATAGGGCGCATATTCCTTTAGGGTCACTTTTGGTCGTGAAGAGCGAATCGCCTAACTATAAAGTCGAGAAGTTTGTCTTTGCCCAAGACACGGGAGGTGCAATCAAAGGACCAAATCGAGCGGATATGTTTATGGGTTACGGCGAGCGGGCACAATGGATAGCAGGCGAGCTCAAAGCGCCACTGGAGCTGTGGATTATGCAGCCCAAGTTTTAA
- a CDS encoding MFS transporter, which produces MFKTIFPLSLIISLRFLGLFIVLPVLSVYALHLEGSNEFLVGITIGGYALTQMLLQIPFGIMSDKIGRKITIFIGLVIFLAGSLVCAYSDTIYGLMIGRFLQGAAAIGAVGTAMISDMVKEEVRGHAMAIMGGCIAASFAISMMLGSLIGGYYGVDKLFFITAALSIFSMIVLYTKVPNPPKIVHHYGADETELKHILKDRNLMNMNITNMLQKGMMTLAFMVIPIIMVQEFGFAKKELWMVYLPAMLFGVLAMGPSAILGEKKHRSKEMLMIGVALFAISYVMMGYAKSAPWFIVGVVIFFIGFNMHEPLMQSMASKYAKVHQKGAALGVFNTFGYAGTFIGGVFGGYFLQHFGIMEIAWVIFIACIGWLFLIAALKNPSLNKNLYLPFSTIDMTRTLHLSHVKGVVEWYKNESEALLVIKYDSQATDKETILAVLE; this is translated from the coding sequence ATGTTTAAAACTATTTTCCCCCTTAGCCTTATCATTTCCCTCCGTTTCTTAGGTCTCTTTATCGTCCTACCTGTCCTCTCCGTTTACGCGCTCCATCTGGAAGGATCTAACGAATTTTTAGTGGGCATTACCATCGGCGGATACGCGCTGACGCAGATGCTCCTTCAAATTCCTTTTGGCATTATGTCTGACAAGATTGGACGCAAAATCACCATTTTTATTGGACTGGTTATCTTTCTTGCAGGCTCATTAGTGTGTGCGTATAGTGACACCATTTATGGCTTGATGATCGGACGCTTTTTGCAAGGTGCTGCTGCGATTGGCGCTGTAGGAACGGCAATGATCAGCGATATGGTCAAAGAAGAGGTTCGTGGTCACGCGATGGCGATTATGGGTGGCTGTATTGCCGCGAGTTTTGCCATTTCGATGATGCTCGGCTCCTTGATTGGTGGCTATTATGGGGTCGATAAACTCTTTTTTATCACTGCTGCCCTTTCGATTTTTTCAATGATTGTACTCTACACCAAAGTGCCAAATCCTCCTAAAATCGTTCACCATTACGGTGCCGATGAGACGGAACTCAAGCACATTTTAAAAGACCGAAACCTTATGAACATGAATATCACCAACATGCTGCAAAAAGGGATGATGACATTAGCATTTATGGTCATTCCCATCATCATGGTGCAAGAGTTTGGCTTTGCTAAAAAAGAGCTCTGGATGGTTTACTTACCTGCCATGCTCTTTGGTGTCCTTGCGATGGGACCGTCTGCGATTTTAGGGGAGAAAAAACACCGCTCCAAAGAGATGCTCATGATCGGTGTCGCGCTCTTTGCGATCAGCTACGTTATGATGGGCTACGCAAAAAGTGCGCCGTGGTTTATCGTAGGCGTGGTGATCTTTTTTATCGGTTTTAACATGCATGAACCACTCATGCAATCCATGGCAAGCAAATATGCCAAAGTTCACCAAAAAGGCGCAGCGCTGGGTGTCTTTAACACTTTTGGTTACGCAGGAACGTTTATTGGTGGTGTTTTTGGTGGGTATTTCTTGCAACATTTTGGCATTATGGAGATTGCTTGGGTTATTTTTATCGCCTGTATTGGCTGGCTATTTTTAATAGCCGCCCTCAAAAATCCAAGCCTCAATAAAAATCTCTATTTGCCCTTTTCCACCATCGACATGACACGTACCTTGCATCTCAGCCACGTCAAAGGCGTCGTCGAATGGTACAAAAACGAAAGTGAAGCGCTTCTTGTTATCAAGTACGACTCACAAGCCACCGACAAAGAGACCATCTTAGCGGTTTTAGAATAG
- a CDS encoding YqaA family protein: MNYLSLFLASFASATLLPGGSEALFVYLLSEQLNPFVLLLIATLGNTLGSFVNYVLGKHASTFALSKGYMSEKHLQKASTLFEKYGAISLLFSWLPIIGDPLTFVAGIVRYAWWKFLLIVSFAKLARYSFVYLGFLAVTQ, from the coding sequence GTGAACTACCTCAGCCTTTTTCTCGCAAGCTTCGCCTCCGCCACGCTATTGCCCGGTGGAAGCGAAGCACTTTTTGTCTATCTTTTAAGCGAACAATTAAACCCTTTTGTACTCCTACTCATCGCCACACTGGGCAACACATTAGGCTCGTTTGTGAACTATGTGCTTGGAAAACACGCCTCCACCTTCGCCCTCTCCAAAGGATACATGAGCGAAAAGCATCTCCAAAAAGCCTCCACCCTTTTTGAAAAATACGGCGCAATAAGCCTACTCTTTTCATGGCTCCCCATCATCGGCGACCCACTCACCTTTGTCGCTGGCATCGTGCGTTATGCGTGGTGGAAATTTCTCCTCATCGTAAGTTTTGCCAAATTGGCACGGTATAGTTTTGTCTATCTTGGATTTTTGGCGGTAACACAATGA
- a CDS encoding transcriptional antiterminator Rof → MNTHISCEFYDQLMVAIQRKIPSTIVYLENEQKTTVKGVVTELMMIEYEEFLVLEGGKKINLQSIFLFNGKRHKEG, encoded by the coding sequence ATGAACACACACATCTCCTGCGAATTTTACGACCAGCTCATGGTCGCTATCCAACGCAAAATTCCTTCCACGATTGTCTATCTGGAAAACGAGCAAAAAACCACCGTTAAAGGCGTTGTTACGGAATTGATGATGATAGAGTATGAAGAGTTTTTGGTTTTAGAAGGTGGAAAGAAGATCAATCTTCAGAGCATTTTTTTATTTAATGGGAAGAGGCATAAAGAGGGATGA
- a CDS encoding L,D-transpeptidase family protein, whose amino-acid sequence MEYYEISIYNVDAYLSSLSLFSMEKADIVIVSKKEKTMILYKDKQDIGTYPVVFGANNLSGHKQQEGDKRTPEGFYTLDYKKQDSAFHKAIHISYPNAKDIETAHKLGVSPGSAIMIHGQKNGFGWASFIMQFFNWTNGCISDMDLIWNAIDAGTPIEIRP is encoded by the coding sequence ATGGAGTATTATGAAATTTCTATTTATAATGTTGATGCTTATTTAAGTTCTTTGTCTTTATTCTCTATGGAAAAAGCTGATATTGTTATTGTTTCTAAAAAAGAAAAAACAATGATACTTTACAAAGACAAACAAGACATAGGAACATATCCAGTAGTGTTTGGAGCTAATAATTTAAGCGGACATAAGCAACAAGAAGGTGATAAACGAACTCCTGAAGGCTTCTATACCCTTGATTACAAGAAACAAGATAGTGCATTTCATAAGGCAATTCATATTTCTTATCCTAACGCAAAAGATATTGAAACTGCTCATAAATTAGGTGTATCACCTGGTAGCGCAATTATGATTCATGGACAAAAAAATGGTTTTGGATGGGCGTCATTTATAATGCAATTTTTCAATTGGACAAATGGATGTATTAGCGATATGGATTTAATTTGGAATGCAATAGACGCAGGAACACCGATAGAAATTCGACCATAA
- a CDS encoding CPXCG motif-containing cysteine-rich protein, with translation MNNELFEKTITCPYCWENFTIFIEPSSEVGESYVEDCYVCCRPIEIVIAAKSDDTVEIRINPIEGNEV, from the coding sequence ATGAATAACGAACTGTTTGAAAAAACTATAACATGCCCTTACTGTTGGGAAAACTTTACTATTTTTATTGAACCCAGTAGCGAAGTGGGCGAGAGTTATGTTGAAGACTGTTATGTCTGCTGTCGACCTATCGAAATTGTCATTGCAGCAAAGAGTGACGATACGGTGGAGATTCGCATCAATCCTATTGAAGGGAATGAGGTTTAA
- a CDS encoding molybdopterin molybdotransferase MoeA: MSKNFLPFDETLKALENSIKTEIGIENIFIGDALGRFLAIDIVAQENNPTHETSSMDGYAIRFSDQQLGSLTISDFIPAGTETHGVVNKGECVKTFTGTLMSEGSDTLIPIENVEVKEGKIHITSAVSKGFAVRPIGENYKAGEVLIKKGTKIGFAEIGVMAEVSMVQVEVFMKPRVAILSTGNEILDFGEPKTSFAQIRSSNHVTVEAILRQLGCETMRFKLIRDDRDLIEQQLRQALMWSDIVITTGGGSVGDFDYLQSILTDMKIENIIDGSYMKPGRHIRVVKTGHKYIYALPGFPYSASVCTFLFIAPLLRKLRAQTFALPTIKAFMGELYKKRSKFVEFTACNLRFDEGQLVVDLQGKKEGSSAILNNLLDNPVLLRVEKDVQKIEKGEMVDVVLLDL, encoded by the coding sequence ATGAGTAAGAATTTCCTCCCATTTGATGAAACCCTTAAAGCGCTTGAAAATTCCATTAAAACAGAAATCGGCATTGAAAATATTTTTATCGGTGATGCCCTTGGTCGCTTTCTTGCCATTGACATTGTTGCGCAGGAAAATAACCCAACGCACGAAACCTCTTCGATGGACGGCTATGCCATTCGTTTTAGCGACCAACAATTAGGCTCGCTCACCATCAGCGATTTTATCCCTGCTGGGACTGAAACGCATGGCGTCGTAAACAAAGGTGAGTGTGTGAAAACCTTTACGGGCACACTGATGAGCGAAGGTAGCGACACGCTCATTCCCATCGAAAATGTCGAAGTAAAAGAGGGCAAGATTCATATCACTTCTGCCGTCTCCAAGGGCTTTGCGGTTCGACCGATTGGTGAGAACTATAAAGCGGGTGAAGTGCTTATTAAAAAAGGTACAAAGATCGGTTTTGCCGAGATTGGTGTGATGGCAGAAGTGAGTATGGTGCAAGTTGAAGTCTTTATGAAACCTCGCGTTGCCATTCTCTCCACTGGCAATGAAATCTTAGACTTTGGTGAGCCAAAAACTTCCTTTGCGCAAATTCGCAGTTCCAATCACGTTACTGTTGAAGCCATTTTGCGCCAACTCGGTTGCGAAACGATGCGGTTTAAACTTATCCGTGATGACCGTGATCTCATCGAGCAGCAACTCAGACAAGCACTCATGTGGAGCGACATCGTTATCACGACCGGTGGCGGAAGTGTCGGGGATTTTGACTATTTGCAGAGCATTTTGACCGATATGAAGATCGAAAATATCATCGACGGTTCGTACATGAAACCAGGACGCCACATTCGTGTCGTCAAAACCGGACACAAATACATCTACGCGCTCCCAGGCTTTCCCTACAGCGCATCGGTCTGTACCTTTTTATTCATCGCTCCACTGCTTCGCAAACTGCGCGCGCAAACCTTTGCCTTACCAACGATTAAAGCGTTTATGGGCGAACTCTATAAAAAACGCTCCAAATTTGTGGAATTTACCGCCTGCAATCTTCGCTTTGACGAAGGTCAGCTTGTTGTTGATCTGCAAGGCAAAAAAGAGGGCAGTAGCGCCATACTCAATAATCTCTTAGACAATCCCGTTCTTTTACGTGTCGAAAAAGATGTCCAAAAAATTGAAAAAGGCGAGATGGTTGACGTGGTATTGCTGGACTTGTAA
- a CDS encoding molybdopterin synthase catalytic subunit: MVELHNGSLHVNTILADWYAKISDKNYGAFIPFVGIVRDEDGIEGLSFDIYEPILNNWFNAWQERAKAQDAYLLMAHSRGDVPNHTSSYIAAVVSPKRKVALKMINDFVEDFKANAPIWKYDLVDGKRVYAKERSHVLSGSGLLKADV; the protein is encoded by the coding sequence ATGGTAGAACTTCACAATGGATCTTTACATGTAAACACTATTTTGGCAGATTGGTACGCCAAAATTAGCGATAAAAACTATGGGGCATTTATCCCTTTTGTGGGCATCGTCAGAGATGAAGATGGCATAGAAGGACTTAGTTTTGACATTTATGAGCCTATCTTAAATAACTGGTTTAATGCGTGGCAAGAGAGAGCCAAAGCACAAGATGCCTATCTTTTGATGGCACACTCGCGTGGTGACGTGCCCAACCATACTTCAAGTTACATTGCCGCTGTTGTCTCTCCTAAACGAAAGGTCGCCCTTAAAATGATTAACGATTTTGTCGAAGATTTTAAAGCCAATGCGCCAATTTGGAAGTACGACCTCGTGGATGGAAAACGTGTCTATGCCAAAGAGCGTTCGCACGTTCTCAGTGGTTCTGGTCTCTTAAAGGCAGATGTATGA
- a CDS encoding MoaD/ThiS family protein: MAKVEFLGPIGRPSIEVNIANLSELKTFFKEDKELQDWLAICAVAVNDTLVCDLNMPLSKEDKISLLPPVCGG; encoded by the coding sequence GTGGCAAAAGTCGAATTTTTGGGACCAATAGGTCGTCCTAGCATTGAAGTGAATATTGCAAATCTCAGTGAACTCAAAACCTTTTTTAAAGAAGACAAAGAACTTCAAGACTGGCTTGCCATTTGTGCCGTTGCCGTGAACGATACACTCGTTTGTGACCTTAATATGCCACTTTCTAAAGAAGATAAAATCTCACTTTTACCCCCCGTTTGCGGAGGTTGA